A window from Dehalococcoidia bacterium encodes these proteins:
- a CDS encoding phosphopyruvate hydratase, whose product MDKIKHIQAWEILDSRGNPTVSVRVELASGATGEAAVPSGASTGKYEAVELRDGDKSRFNSLGVLKAISNVNNIIAPALKGMNPADQEKIDRKMIDLDSTENKSKLGANAILGVSLAVAHAAAASAYKPLYSYLGAKGNYLLPVPLLNILNGGKHASDSTDFQEFMIAPAGARSFSEALRMAAEIYQALKSIIKSKKFNTNVGDEGGFAPSLSSNKEALDLIISAMEKAGYKPGIDCFIALDPASSEFYVDGQYILVREGVRLSRQEMVDYYVKWTQQYPIISIEDGMAEDDWEGWKLLTAAVGDKVQLVGDDLYVTNIKRLKTGIEQKASNSILIKLNQIGTLTETIAAIEMARQAGWTAVVSHRSGETEDVTIADLCAGLSTGQIKTGAPCRAERTAKYNRLLRIENELGSKARYAGKEAYYNLKG is encoded by the coding sequence ATGGACAAAATCAAGCATATTCAAGCCTGGGAAATCCTGGATTCTCGCGGCAATCCGACAGTTTCCGTGAGAGTTGAACTTGCCTCAGGGGCCACAGGCGAGGCCGCCGTGCCTTCGGGGGCCAGCACCGGCAAATACGAGGCCGTAGAGCTCAGGGACGGCGATAAATCACGCTTCAACAGTTTAGGAGTACTCAAAGCCATATCTAACGTCAATAACATAATCGCACCCGCGCTTAAGGGAATGAATCCCGCTGACCAGGAAAAAATCGACCGCAAAATGATAGACCTGGACAGCACCGAGAATAAATCGAAGCTCGGCGCCAACGCCATACTTGGGGTATCGCTGGCCGTGGCCCACGCCGCGGCCGCCTCAGCCTATAAACCCCTTTACAGCTATCTGGGAGCAAAAGGGAATTACCTGCTGCCCGTTCCCCTGTTGAATATTCTCAACGGCGGCAAGCATGCCTCTGATTCCACCGATTTCCAGGAGTTCATGATAGCACCCGCCGGAGCCAGGAGCTTTTCTGAAGCCCTGCGCATGGCGGCGGAGATATATCAGGCTCTCAAATCCATCATCAAGAGCAAAAAGTTCAACACCAACGTGGGCGACGAGGGGGGCTTCGCGCCGTCTCTTTCATCCAATAAAGAAGCCCTCGACCTCATCATCTCCGCCATGGAAAAGGCCGGCTACAAACCGGGTATCGACTGCTTCATCGCCCTCGACCCCGCCTCCAGCGAGTTCTATGTGGACGGGCAGTATATACTGGTACGCGAGGGCGTCAGGCTCAGCCGCCAGGAGATGGTGGACTATTATGTCAAATGGACGCAGCAATATCCCATCATCAGCATCGAGGACGGCATGGCCGAGGACGACTGGGAGGGATGGAAATTGCTGACCGCAGCTGTCGGGGACAAGGTGCAGCTTGTGGGCGATGACCTGTACGTCACCAATATCAAGCGCCTCAAGACGGGCATCGAGCAGAAAGCCTCCAATTCCATCCTCATCAAGCTCAACCAGATAGGCACGCTTACCGAGACCATCGCCGCTATCGAAATGGCGCGCCAGGCAGGCTGGACGGCCGTTGTCAGCCACCGCAGCGGCGAGACCGAGGACGTCACCATTGCCGACCTGTGCGCCGGGCTTTCCACGGGTCAAATAAAAACGGGCGCGCCCTGCAGAGCCGAGCGCACCGCCAAATATAACCGGCTTTTAAGAATAGAGAACGAGCTAGGCTCAAAGGCCAGATATGCGGGCAAAGAAGCATACTATAACCTGAAAGGATAA
- a CDS encoding TIGR00725 family protein: MTKQKFIAVIGGSQASAAELKTAELVGREIAKEKAVLVCGGLGGVMEAACKGASQEGGITIGILPGDNRLSANEYVKIPIVTGIGYARNVAVVRSAQAVIAIGGSYGTLSEIGHALQSGLPVIGLETWGISRKGKDKSPIIEAETPAEAVEKALELIGEV; this comes from the coding sequence ATGACCAAACAAAAATTCATCGCCGTTATAGGTGGTTCGCAGGCCTCGGCTGCCGAGCTTAAAACCGCCGAGCTCGTCGGGCGCGAGATTGCAAAGGAAAAAGCAGTCCTGGTATGCGGAGGCCTGGGCGGGGTCATGGAAGCGGCCTGCAAAGGCGCCAGCCAGGAGGGCGGCATAACCATCGGCATACTCCCCGGAGACAACCGCCTCTCCGCCAACGAATACGTCAAAATACCCATCGTCACCGGCATCGGCTACGCGCGCAACGTGGCCGTGGTCAGGTCGGCGCAGGCGGTGATAGCCATCGGCGGCAGCTACGGCACACTCTCGGAGATAGGCCACGCGCTGCAGAGCGGGCTGCCTGTCATCGGGCTGGAAACCTGGGGCATCTCGCGCAAAGGCAAGGACAAAAGCCCCATCATAGAGGCCGAAACACCGGCTGAGGCCGTTGAAAAAGCATTAGAACTTATTGGTGAGGTCTGA
- a CDS encoding DMT family transporter, translating to MSSGWVLLALSSTVISALVNMLDSYFMSQRMPGMRAHILICVLFSLPVSIVMLIAIPLPTGLGLAPLAAIFASTSASSLSIVLVLQAMKSEHVSRISPLISTSPVFVAFLAVLFLDEGLAWQQWLAIAAVVTGAVLISFKTDVSGEARFHLRPFVMLMTASVLVAVSNVTNKYALGYMSYWNSATLIFLISSVLFLLVCVRRSVLRELAFLRQRNFTIGIALANQAVAMVATVLAFWAVKLGPVALVSTVFNSKPLFIFAFAALAGRFVPRFLPQEPASRRVILMRVGATLLVVSGLVVMLI from the coding sequence GTGTCTTCAGGTTGGGTTCTCCTGGCTCTTTCGAGCACTGTAATCTCGGCGCTGGTCAACATGCTAGACAGCTATTTCATGTCGCAGCGCATGCCCGGTATGCGGGCTCATATACTCATTTGCGTCCTTTTTTCGTTGCCGGTGAGCATCGTCATGTTAATCGCCATTCCCTTACCCACCGGACTGGGCCTCGCGCCCCTGGCGGCCATATTTGCTTCCACTAGCGCCAGCTCGCTGTCCATAGTGCTCGTCCTGCAGGCCATGAAAAGCGAGCACGTGTCCCGCATATCGCCTTTAATCAGCACATCTCCGGTGTTCGTAGCCTTCCTGGCGGTACTTTTTCTCGATGAAGGACTCGCCTGGCAGCAGTGGCTGGCTATCGCCGCCGTGGTAACGGGGGCCGTACTTATTTCGTTCAAAACGGATGTGAGCGGCGAGGCGCGCTTCCACTTGCGGCCTTTTGTCATGCTGATGACGGCCAGCGTCCTGGTTGCCGTCAGTAACGTGACCAACAAGTACGCCCTGGGATACATGTCCTACTGGAATAGCGCCACGCTTATCTTTCTTATCTCGTCCGTGTTGTTTTTGTTAGTCTGCGTGCGCCGCAGCGTGCTGCGCGAACTGGCATTTCTCAGGCAGCGTAATTTCACCATCGGAATAGCCCTGGCCAACCAGGCCGTCGCCATGGTGGCCACCGTGCTGGCTTTCTGGGCGGTCAAGCTGGGGCCGGTGGCGCTGGTTTCGACCGTATTCAACAGCAAACCGCTTTTTATCTTCGCTTTCGCTGCTTTGGCCGGGCGCTTTGTTCCCCGCTTCCTGCCGCAGGAACCCGCGAGCCGCCGGGTGATACTCATGCGGGTCGGGGCAACGCTTCTGGTGGTGAGCGGGCTGGTGGTCATGCTCATCTGA